A region from the Bos indicus isolate NIAB-ARS_2022 breed Sahiwal x Tharparkar chromosome 14, NIAB-ARS_B.indTharparkar_mat_pri_1.0, whole genome shotgun sequence genome encodes:
- the PEX2 gene encoding peroxisome biogenesis factor 2: MASGDENAERTNRVLRISQLDALELNKALEQLVWSQFTQCFHGFKPGLLARFEPEVKAFLWLFLWRFTIYSKNATVGQSVLNIQYQNDLSPNLSYQPPSRNQKLWYAVCTIGGKWLEERCYDLFRNRHIASFRKAKQCVNLVVGLLKLGGLINFLIFLQRGKFATLTERLLGIHSVFHKPQSVREVGFEYMNRELLWHGFAEFLIFLLPLINVQKLRAKLSSWCVPLTGAPGSDSTLATSGRQCSLCGEWPTMPHTIGCEHVFCYYCVKSSFLFDMSFTCPKCGTEVHSLQPLKSGIEMAEVSVP, from the coding sequence ATGGCTTCCGGAGACGAGAACGCAGAGCGGACGAACAGAGTGCTAAGAATCAGCCAGTTGGATGCACTTGAACTAAACAAGGCCCTGGAGCAGCTCGTTTGGTCCCAGTTTACTCAGTGCTTTCATGGATTTAAGCCAGGGCTGTTAGCCCGCTTTGAACCAGAGGTGAAAGCATTCTtgtggcttttcttgtggagATTCACCATCTACTCTAAAAATGCCACAGTGGGACAGTCAGTGTTGAATATTCAGTACCAGAATGATCTTTCCCCAAACCTGAGCTACCAGCCACCGAGCAGAAATCAGAAGCTCTGGTACGCTGTCTGTACGATTGGTGGCAAGTGGTTAGAAGAACGATGCTACGATTTGTTTCGGAACCGTCACATCGCATCCTTCAGGAAAGCCAAGCAGTGCGTGAATCTCGTGGTCGGACTTCTGAAGTTAGGCGGGTTGATTAATTTCTTGATCTTCCTCCAAAGGGGCAAGTTTGCAACTTTGACCGAACGTCTCCTGGGCATCCATTCTGTCTTTCACAAGCCCCAAAGTGTCCGAGAAGTGGGCTTTGAGTATATGAATAGGGAACTCCTCTGGCACGGCTTTGCCGAGTTTCTAATTTTTCTCCTCCCACTAATCAACGTCCAGAAGTTGAGAGCCAAGCTCTCTTCATGGTGTGTCCCACTGACCGGAGCCCCAGGCAGCGACAGCACGCTGGCAACCAGTGGCAGACAGTGTTCTCTGTGTGGGGAGTGGCCCACCATGCCTCACACCATTGGCTGCGAGCATGTCTTTTGTTACTACTGCGTGAAGAGTAGCTTCTTATTTGACATGTCCTTCACTTGTCCTAAGTGTGGCACAGAAGTCCATAGCCTGCAACCCTTGAAATCGGGCATTGAGATGGCAGAAGTGAGTGTCCCTTAG